A window of Streptomyces puniciscabiei contains these coding sequences:
- a CDS encoding winged helix-turn-helix transcriptional regulator, which translates to MTRSRAQDPDVCGVTAAIAVIDGKWKTSLLWLLESGPHRPAELRRRLPGLSEKVLTQALREMEEDGLVHREVYDVLPPKTVYTLTGFGRDLSDALGPVSDWGHRRLERLRDRATASRHTTTTPPPVLPPRP; encoded by the coding sequence ATGACACGCAGCCGCGCCCAGGATCCGGACGTCTGTGGCGTGACCGCCGCGATCGCCGTGATCGACGGCAAGTGGAAGACGTCCCTGCTGTGGCTGCTGGAGTCCGGCCCGCACCGGCCCGCCGAACTGCGCCGCCGACTGCCCGGGTTGAGCGAGAAGGTGCTGACTCAGGCGCTGCGCGAGATGGAGGAGGACGGCCTGGTGCACCGGGAGGTGTACGACGTGCTGCCGCCGAAGACCGTGTACACGCTGACCGGTTTCGGCCGAGACCTGTCCGACGCCCTCGGCCCCGTGTCCGACTGGGGACACCGCCGCCTGGAGCGACTCCGCGACCGCGCAACGGCGTCCCGACACACCACCACTACACCTCCTCCCGTCCTTCCGCCCCGCCCCTGA
- the proS gene encoding proline--tRNA ligase, which produces MAKAPVLTPRAEDFPRWYQELITKAELADNGPVRGTMVIRPYGYGLWERMQQDMDARIKATGTRNAYFPLFIPESYLTREAEHVEGFAPELAVVTHAGGKELEEPVVVRPTSETIVNEYFAKWVQSYRDLPLLINQWANVVRWELRPRLFLRTTEFLWQEGHTAHATYEEARAFAAHVQSEVYGAFLRDVLAMDFVSGRKTAGERFAGAVNTLTLESMMGDGKALQMVTSHELGQNFARAFRTRFVTRDGRQDYVWQTSWGSTTRMVGALVMAHGDDAGLRVPPRLAPVQAVVLAVKGDEEVLSGVRAIGDRLREAGVRVHVDDRTDVPFGRRAVDWELKGVPVRIEVGPRDLAHGTAVLVRRIPGTKEPVAAEALSALLPGALEDDQALLLEQSRRRREDRTADASTIEGAAEAATTGWARIPWAALGPDGESRLAERGLSVRCLVAVDGSVPESEDQPGNVAVVARAY; this is translated from the coding sequence ATGGCAAAGGCACCCGTTCTCACCCCCCGGGCGGAAGACTTCCCGCGCTGGTACCAGGAGCTGATCACCAAGGCGGAGCTGGCCGACAACGGCCCGGTGCGGGGCACCATGGTCATCCGACCGTACGGGTACGGCCTGTGGGAGCGGATGCAGCAGGACATGGACGCCCGGATCAAGGCAACCGGCACCCGGAACGCCTACTTCCCGCTGTTCATCCCGGAGTCCTATCTGACGAGGGAGGCCGAGCACGTCGAGGGCTTCGCGCCCGAGCTCGCGGTCGTCACCCATGCGGGTGGCAAGGAGCTGGAGGAGCCCGTCGTGGTCCGCCCCACCTCCGAGACGATCGTCAACGAGTACTTCGCCAAGTGGGTGCAGAGCTACCGCGATCTGCCCCTGCTCATCAACCAGTGGGCCAACGTGGTGCGCTGGGAGCTGCGCCCGCGCCTGTTCCTGCGCACGACCGAGTTCCTGTGGCAGGAGGGGCACACCGCGCACGCCACGTACGAGGAGGCGCGCGCCTTCGCGGCACACGTGCAGAGCGAGGTCTACGGCGCGTTCCTGCGTGACGTCCTCGCGATGGACTTCGTGTCCGGACGCAAGACGGCCGGGGAACGCTTCGCCGGGGCGGTCAACACGCTCACGCTGGAGAGCATGATGGGCGACGGCAAGGCCCTCCAGATGGTCACCAGCCATGAACTGGGCCAGAACTTCGCCCGGGCCTTCCGCACACGGTTCGTGACGCGGGACGGCCGGCAGGACTACGTGTGGCAGACCTCCTGGGGCTCCACCACCCGCATGGTCGGCGCGCTGGTGATGGCGCACGGCGACGACGCCGGGCTGCGCGTCCCGCCCCGGCTGGCCCCCGTCCAGGCCGTGGTCCTCGCCGTCAAGGGCGACGAGGAGGTGCTCTCGGGCGTCCGCGCGATCGGCGACCGGCTGAGGGAGGCGGGCGTACGCGTCCACGTGGACGACCGCACGGACGTGCCGTTCGGCCGGCGCGCCGTCGACTGGGAGCTCAAGGGCGTGCCGGTACGGATCGAGGTGGGGCCCCGCGATCTGGCACACGGCACCGCCGTGCTGGTCCGCCGCATCCCCGGCACCAAGGAGCCGGTCGCGGCCGAGGCGCTGTCCGCACTCCTGCCCGGGGCGCTGGAGGACGACCAGGCGCTGCTGCTGGAACAGTCCCGCCGGCGCCGCGAGGACCGCACGGCCGACGCGAGCACGATCGAGGGGGCCGCGGAGGCCGCCACCACCGGCTGGGCCCGCATCCCCTGGGCCGCGCTGGGCCCGGACGGCGAGTCCCGGCTCGCCGAGCGGGGCCTGTCCGTACGGTGCCTGGTCGCCGTGGACGGTTCGGTGCCGGAGAGCGAGGACCAGCCGGGAAACGTGGCGGTGGTGGCGCGGGCCTACTGA